AGTTCTTTGCCCTTCCGCCGCCGGCCAGGCCGAACGGCGGATAAAGGGCAGCGTGCTCTCAGGTCAGAACCCAGGCCGGGTGCTGCTTTCGTGGTCCACCGAAGGCTCACCGGCCTTCGCCGTCAGCATCCGCCGGGAAGAAAGCAAAAGCATGGCAGCCACAACCGGAATCAGCACTAAACCGGTGTTGGCTTCGGGTACCACCGGCAGCGAACCGTTGCACGCAGGAGAATGGGTGAACGGTCCCGCCGGAGCGACCACAACCGGTTGGGTACCGGTTTTGGGAGTCGATCCGGCGTCGGCCGACAAATACGAGAACACGGCGGCAGCGCCGCCCGTCAGAAACGCCAGGGCGATTGCGGCCCAGACTTTCGAGAAGAGTTGAAGGAGGAAGGCAAATAAGGACTGCATGGCCTGAGTGTGGCAGCGGGTACGGCGGTTGGCTAATAACCTATTTGGTAGTTCTTACTGAAATTATGTAAGTTCTAATCGCGCCAGCAGGATGCAGCCTCGGATCTGCTCGGGAACCGGGGTCCGCTGCGAATTCACTGGCTGTGGTGAGCCGCCCGTCGTTGCCTGGGGAAAACTTCTCCCGGCACTGCAGATGCCCGGGCCGCCTTTTCGTTCCACTGCCTTCACCGGGAGAGACTCGAGCCCGCCCGGAAGTTTCCGCTCGGGCGCAAATTTCCGGGTGTTTTTAGAATAATTGTAGATTCTCGAAAATAAGTAGACCTTCGTTCCTGGACTTTGCCACCCTTTTCTGGTGCTTTGGTCCAGCGTAGTCCTTCGCCCGAATCCAGGGCAGGATCGCCCGAAGACTTCGAACCTCGGTAAATTGGAAGTTGGAAGTAACCAAGAAGTGACACTCAGGATGAAAATTGCAGTTCTATTTCCTCAGATCTGGAAGGTGGGCGCGGCGGGCCTTGCGACGTTGACGCTGTCCGGAACGGCCCGGATGAAGCCGGAAAGGGTTGGGCGCCTTGGTCGATGTGGGGCCTGACCAAAGAAAAGAACGCGGCCGGTCGAGACGTTTTTTCTGGTCTATGCGTCGCCGAGCCAAGTCTGAGGTTGATGACCGGCCCGAGCCGGGCGTTGGCGTTGGACCCGGTCTGCATTTTACCGAGGACAAGCAGATGGCTTTATACCGCTGGGAAGATTACCTGTGCACGAATTTAGGAAATTGTAAGCGGGCCGACCGGCGCGACATCATCGACCTGCCGCACGGAGCCACGCCGATCTGCCCGACCTGCGGCAGGCCGGTTATCCCTTTGCGCGCCCGTGAGATCGTTCTGGTTTCACCGCCATCGACGGTCCGTTCGCGTCCGGCGAAACGCCGGGGGCGCCGGCTGGCAGCCTCCTTCGTCCTCTTTCTCCTTGGGGTGTGCGGCGGTACCGTTGCCGTGCTGATGCATTCGCCGAGGGCGCGGACGGCGCAGGTGCGTCCATTGGAGCGGCTCTACCTGGCAGTGCCGGGCCAGGTGACCGCGCGCGCGGGCGACGCGTTGCAGGTTCCGATTATGGTCGGACCGGAAACGCCCGCCAATCTGGTTTTGAAGGTTGATGGTCCCCTGCCCCCTGGGGTGTCTCTGGACACCAAGGGGCGGCAGCTTTACGGGACAGTCCAAAACGCCGGCGTTTCGCCGATCATCCTTACGGCCCGCGCGCCGAATTATACGGGTGCGTCGGCCCAGATGACCATCGTCGTCAAGCCGGATCTGACTTCCGCCGCCGTTCTGGCGCTGCAGGTGCCTCCCGAGGTTGAAGGCCGGGTCGGCGCTCCCCTCGAAATCCCACTTGCCATCATTCCCGCCATGACCCCGGATGCGACCCTTACCGTGGTGGGGAAACTGCCCGCCGGGGTGTCTCTGGACAGTGCCGGCAAGCGGCTCCTCGGTACTCCCCGGGCTCCCGGTTCCTACGGTGTGATCGTCAAAGCCAGTGCCCCGGACTCCGCGCCGGCTCTCGCGGAGGTTACATTCACGATCGCGGACGCGCAGCCATCGCCGGCCCCAACCCCCATGGACGCGAAACCATCACCATCACCACCTCCCATGGGGACGGATAACGCCGTCGCCAAAGCCGATGCCGACCGGCCCAGGGCAGACGTATCCGGAACGCCTCCGGCCGCGCGATCGCACCGGGGGAGGCTCACCACCCGAAACGGGAAGTAAGTAAAATTCGGGTTTGGGCCTTCGGGGCCGGGCAAACGCCGCTGATCGGGTTCTCCTGGACTCGCGGCACCTTTCCGCTTGCGGTATTCCTCCCGCCAAGACTTTTTGCTTAAGCCGGCCGGGGTATGGCCGATCAGGCCGAAATGAGGGGAGGCGTTTCAGGCCTCCAGGGTTGCAGTGCTGAGCGCAGGCTGCCCCGTTCCGGGGCAGCCTGTACGGGCCGCGGGCCCCTTCCGGGCATTCTCAGGCCCTGGCGGCACCCGGGCCGGCCATTTCTCTTAGCGGCAATGGCGCCAAGTTCCTGGACGGGCGTGCTATCTTCCAGTACAACTCCCCATAATCCCGTGGCCCTGAAATCGGCTCGGATCAAGCCGTATGAACGACAATTCAATTCTGGTTCGATGCAAAAGCTGCCGTAGAGATACGCGTCACTTGCTGGTTGCGGATGCGGAACAGATTTGCGACGACGAACGTGGCGGTCGCCGGAGGGTCGTTTACCAACTGATTCGCTGCAAGGGGTGCGAAACGCTTTCATGCCGTGAAGTCCGGACGACCGTGGACCAGACCGGTGCGAATGGTGCGCCGGATGAGGTCACGCTTTATCCTCCGCGCGCCGCAGGTCACGAATGGCTGGAGCACATCCGGCATCTGCCCGGTCCGGTTGAGCGGGTGTACCGAGAGATTCTGGGCGCCATGAATGCCGGGCTGCCTTTGCTGGCCACCATCGGCTTGCGGACGCTCATCGAAGCGGTTTGCTACGATGCGCGGGCCAAAGGCAAGAACCTGGAGAGCTTGATCGATTCCCTCGCCGACCTGGGGGTGCTTTCAAAAGCGCAAGCGACAACGCTTTACAGCCCGCGGCTCGTCGGCAACCCGACGACCCACCAGATTACCGCCCCGGAATCTACCGAGCTTACGGCGGCTCTGAGAATCGCCGAAGCCATTCTCGAAACCCTGTACGTGATTCCGAGGCTTAAGCAGGACCTGCAGCAAACGAGCCGGGGCGGGCCGATGTCTGCCACGAGGCTCGAGCCATAGGCGACGGGACGCCGTTCCTGGAGCGCGCGATCGTAAGCCTGGATTGGACGGACGCGAGAAACTCGCGGCGGGCCGCGTCCACCGTTTCGCTGTCCTCCGGAGTCATTCCCGGTCTATACCATTCAGATAGGTATCTTGATAGAATGCCGGCCGGGTTTCAGCCCTGGAAGGGGGGGAGAACTTAGCCCAGGGTTTTACCCCACTCCCCTTTGGTTAAGGATACAAGGCCGGGCATTGCTTTGGTCCTGCAGGGACGGCTGAGGTTAGGCAAGTAGCTTTAGTGCCTGTGCCTGAGCGGGCGTTCCCCAGCAAGTTGCGTCCCGACGGGACGCGATCGTTCTTAAATGCCCCGTCCAGGGACTGAAGTCCCTGGCTAAGATCAGCCGTCCCTTCGGGACGAAAGCGCCCCCCTCCAGCGGCCCTTAACTAAATGGCAGTGGGGTAAACCCTGGGCTAAGTTCCTTTGGCCCTTCAGGCCATCAAACCGTCTGCCGGCCCGTTGGGCGTGGACGGTTTATACAGTCTAATAGGTTTAAC
This region of Verrucomicrobiota bacterium genomic DNA includes:
- a CDS encoding DUF4145 domain-containing protein, producing MNDNSILVRCKSCRRDTRHLLVADAEQICDDERGGRRRVVYQLIRCKGCETLSCREVRTTVDQTGANGAPDEVTLYPPRAAGHEWLEHIRHLPGPVERVYREILGAMNAGLPLLATIGLRTLIEAVCYDARAKGKNLESLIDSLADLGVLSKAQATTLYSPRLVGNPTTHQITAPESTELTAALRIAEAILETLYVIPRLKQDLQQTSRGGPMSATRLEP